Sequence from the Gemmatimonadetes bacterium SCN 70-22 genome:
TCGCCGGGTTGGTCTGGGACCAGTCACGCCGGAGCGACTGTTCAAGCATTCTTAGTGCTCTGGCAACCTGCCTGCGACTGCTGAATAGTCGCGCGCAATGGTTGTACAACGATACCGCTTCATGCGACGTGAGGATCGATGTTCCCAGATCATTGACTACCCGCTCAAGCGCGTTGTTGTGAATGATCGCCGCGAGGACACCGTGTCCTGCCTCAGTTGAAATGTGACTCCCACTGCCTCCACACTATGGAGGTACCCGGAGGAGTCCATGAGTCGACGGAACGGCAAGAAACCAGCGCGGAGAAACCAGCGCGGCGGCAGTTCACGCCTGAGGAGAAGGCCACGATCCTGCGGCGGCATCTCGTCGACAAGGTGCCCGTCTCGGATCTGTGCGACGAGTTCGCGATCCAGCCCACGCTCTTCTATCTCTGGCAGCGGCAGGCCTTCGAGCACCTGGGGGCCGCCTTGCAGGATGGACGCACGCAGCGCGGCGTCGCCCACGCCGGCGCGGCCGAGCGGGCACGGGTCGCGGCGCTCGAAGCGAAGCTGGCGAAGAAGGACGCGGTGATCGCCGAGGTCTCGGAGGAGTATCTCGCGTTGAAAAAAAAGCTTGGGGGGCCCTGACCGACCGATGGGTGCCCCCCGATCTCCGCGACGCGGTCGTCGATTTCGTGCGGACGTTCAGCGCCCGGACCGACCAGTCGGTGCGCTGGGTGCTGGCGCGCCTGGGCGTCGCCCCGGCGCAGTTCTACCGCTGGGCGGCGCGCTACGGCCGCGCCAACACCCCCAACGGCCCGGTGCCGCGCGACCACTGGCTGCAACCAGCGGAACGCGACGCGATCCTGACCTATCACGACACGCACGCGCCGGAGGGCTACCGCCGCATGACGTACATGATGCTGGACGCGAACGTCGTGGCGGTGAGTCCGGCCACGGTGTATCGCGTGCTCCGGGCGGCCGGGGTGCTCGACCGCTGGAACCGGAGGCCCTCGCGCAAAGGGACGGGCTTCACGCAGCCTGTCGCCCCGCACGAGCACTGGCACATCGACATCAGCTACGTGAACCTGGCCGGGACGTTCTACTACCTCTGTTCGCTCCTCGACGGGGCGACGCGCTTCCTCGTGCACTGGGAGCTGCGCGAGCGCATGACCACCGCCGACGTCGAGACGGTCCTGCAACGGGCGCGCGAACAGTATCCCGACGCGCGGCCCCGGATCATCTCCGACAACGGGCCACAGTTCATCGCGCGGGATTTCAAGGAGTTCGTGCGCCTGGCGGGCATGACCCACGTCCGCACGTCGCCGTACTATCCGCAGTCAAACGGCAAGCTCGAACGCTGGCACCAGACCCTCAAGACCGAGTCCATCCGCCCACAGGCGCCCGCCTCGCTCGAGGAGGCCCGCCGACTGGTGACCCGCTTCGTCGACCACTACAATCACCACCGCCTGCACAGCGCACTTGGCTACATCACGCCCGCCGATGCGCTGGTGGGCCGCGCCGACGCCATCTGGGCGGCCCGCGATCAGAAGCTCGAAGCGGCGCGGGCACGACGCCGGGCCGCTGCATCCGTCCCCTCAACCGAGCCGTCCGACCTGCTCGCCGTGGTACACTGAAGCCCTACCCCACCTGTCACATTCTCGCTGAACCAGGACATGGCTAATCGGAGGCCTGGGACTTGCGAGCAGCTTGTATAGCTTGGGCGCTCGAGACAGGGCGCTGGGCTGGGATCACAACCCAGAGGAGAAGCACGCTGGCCTCGCCCGCTGCATGGATGTCTCGACCTGTATGTCTGTGCAGCCGTACTCATGGATGCTCGGAGGTAAGCTGGTGGCGGCGCTAGCAGCCTCGCGCTCCCTCAACGACGATTTTCGTCGCCGATATAAAGCGCCCCTTCGCACCTTAGTTGCGCTCTGCGCAACGGGCGTTCACTGCCCCGTGTTCAATCGCATTCCTCTGGTGGCCGGTGGATTGTATCGCCACGTTGGCGAGACCACGGGCTTTAGCACCGCGTCACTTTCAAGCAGGACCTTCTCAATAGCTCGGAGTCTCTGCCGTGGGACCAGACACTCTAGCGCGCAGTCCAACATCCTCGCTGCATTGCGCTATGCGCTGCGTTCGTGTGGCATCCCGGGTGATACCGTACTCCGTCGCGGTGCATCGAAGGCAGTCTACCTGGCTCACGTTCCGCGCCGCCAGGGCACGGGGACAGACGACTCAGGTAACTATGTCGCCGCAGAGTATGGCATGTCGGAGGAGGATATCGTAGAGAGCTGGCGACTTCTGGCCTTCAAACGACTTTCTGCGCGTCATGATCTTCAGTTTCTTATCCGCCGCCACGTCGGTTCGTCGGCACTGGTGTCTGAGCGTGCTCGCCTAGGAGGATACATCCGGTGACCGGTAATACTAATGACGCGACCACAGACCGACCCAAGACTTGGGTGATCTTCGACACGGCCGCTACTTCGAATCGCCCCGCGTACTACAAAGACGTTCACGACTTGCTCGCTCTGCCAGTTGGAGCGATGTGTCGGTACAACTATCGCCGCGACTACCTATCTGCTGCGGCCCTTCGTCTGGTTGAGCAAAGTCGCGAGATTCCGGCGGTCGGAAGAATTCCTGCGATTCTGGTGTATTGGCAGTTGCCGAGCTACCAGCGATACGAGAAAGCGCCGTCCAGCGCCGAGTGGGCCAACGAGAAAGCGCTGTTTGCTGTGACGCGCTTGGCGACCGTACACGCGATTGTAGAGAGCTCGCGCGAAGTGTGGCTAGACCTTGAGCTTAGTCAATACCCAGTAACTGACAGTAGCAAGGTCGCGTCCCCGCTCATCAGCGAACTCATTTCGAGTGACCAGACTCCTCCGCTATCGTGGGTGACTGTTGCGAAGGACCGGGATCTCTGGCAGAGGCTTCACGGGGAGGTGTGCTCGCCTAGCGCACTTGATGATCGCTGGCAGAAGGTTGTGGATGCGCTAGGAACCTCGCCCATGCAGTTCGCAGGCGATGTGTTCTTTCGTGTCCGAAATGTCTATACCTCGGGATGGAAGTCGACTCCGATCAAGAATCGTGTTGAGCCAAGGGTGCTACGGCTCGGCGGCGATGCCATGGATGAGGCAGAATACGTGGTAACTGAGGGATCCACGATTGCTGTGGAGATAGCCACGACTACGCCGTCCACCGTCGAGGAGCCGCTCGACGGAGCCCCGGGCAATGTCACGGCAGCGAGCTCATTTGTTTCTTCAGTCGTCACGGTGACGCCAGATGCACAGGCTCACATACGCCTGGTTGGCGGGTCAAAGGTGCCTCTCCGACCGCACGGCATCCAAGCAGTGCAGTTGCGCGTGTCTCGGACGGAGGAAGTGTCGGAGCGTCAAGCCGGAGTCAACTTCGAGGCACCGATGCAGCCTGCTCCGCATTCCGACTGGTGCGGAGGCGCTGGAGTTAGTTTACGGTTTCGCGTACGTAAGGAAATTTCGGTGCT
This genomic interval carries:
- a CDS encoding integrase produces the protein MGVAPAQFYRWAARYGRANTPNGPVPRDHWLQPAERDAILTYHDTHAPEGYRRMTYMMLDANVVAVSPATVYRVLRAAGVLDRWNRRPSRKGTGFTQPVAPHEHWHIDISYVNLAGTFYYLCSLLDGATRFLVHWELRERMTTADVETVLQRAREQYPDARPRIISDNGPQFIARDFKEFVRLAGMTHVRTSPYYPQSNGKLERWHQTLKTESIRPQAPASLEEARRLVTRFVDHYNHHRLHSALGYITPADALVGRADAIWAARDQKLEAARARRRAAASVPSTEPSDLLAVVH